In a genomic window of Bradyrhizobium sp. LLZ17:
- a CDS encoding adenylate/guanylate cyclase domain-containing protein, whose product MPKFLRIGIHQSNVSGYTSKAWCIRRVGSVVFLKWGAVEVHGAGAGRKVCWTRLPQEKTVRCRTAQRAQDYAKAAIARRRNHRYEPLAGPIASRRRSAERSAELKQALATILIVDIVRSTEQAAKLGDARWTKIMGHYYAAVRKELKSSRGKEVVTTGDGVLATFKAPAAGISCATAIQKAVRTLGLEIRVGLHAGEYTVSGGEMVGLAFHIGTRVAAKARAGEVLVSSAVKDLVMSQSAIRLRDHGMHRLKGVPERWRLYRVEH is encoded by the coding sequence ATGCCCAAATTCCTGCGCATTGGAATCCATCAATCGAACGTTTCCGGATATACCTCGAAGGCGTGGTGCATCAGGCGGGTCGGCTCGGTGGTGTTCCTGAAATGGGGCGCCGTCGAGGTCCATGGCGCCGGAGCCGGGCGCAAGGTGTGCTGGACCCGTCTGCCGCAGGAGAAGACAGTCCGTTGCCGCACGGCGCAGCGCGCCCAGGACTATGCCAAGGCCGCGATCGCGCGGCGGCGCAATCATCGCTATGAACCGCTGGCCGGACCGATCGCAAGCCGGCGCCGGTCCGCCGAACGCAGCGCTGAGCTCAAGCAGGCCCTAGCCACCATCCTGATCGTCGATATCGTCCGCTCCACCGAACAGGCCGCAAAGCTCGGCGATGCGCGCTGGACCAAGATCATGGGCCACTATTACGCGGCGGTCCGCAAAGAACTGAAGAGCTCGCGCGGCAAGGAAGTCGTGACCACGGGCGACGGCGTGCTGGCGACGTTCAAGGCGCCCGCCGCCGGCATCAGCTGCGCGACCGCGATTCAGAAAGCCGTGCGCACGCTGGGCCTCGAGATCAGGGTGGGCTTGCATGCCGGCGAGTATACGGTGAGCGGCGGCGAAATGGTTGGTCTCGCCTTCCACATCGGCACCCGTGTTGCCGCGAAAGCGCGCGCCGGCGAAGTCCTGGTCTCGAGCGCGGTCAAGGACCTGGTGATGTCGCAGTCGGCGATCCGTCTGAGGGATCACGGCATGCATCGCCTCAAGGGCGTGCCGGAGCGCTGGCGCCTGTACCGGGTCGAGCATTGA
- a CDS encoding adenylate/guanylate cyclase domain-containing protein, producing MNAPPNNDSVRAGSDAVIDWLTNGTRDQRFIDNIFAEMCIRLQQAGVPLKRSTLHVLIQHPQWLGARILWSDGMREAEIARVDFDVRERSEYIGSSANEIHEGAVEVRERLEQDPSLGRKHALYDEMRAKGLTDYVAWPLYHTLGKRHIVTFATDNPGGFDDAHIAGLKKLLPVLALVSEIRVKNRLARTLLETYVGSHAGELILAGATRRGTGTTVRAAIMICDLREFTRISDNWPRDDVIDLLNDYFDAMSEPIARHGGEILKFIGDGLLAIFPLDEPNACANLLHAVTEARQAMAALNQRNSASSRAPLNYGIGVHVGDVMYGNIGSSTRLDFTVIGPAVNMASRLEALTKQLGKTVLLSRAFAEQVAPQFELERVGEHAVRGFSEPIELFAFHG from the coding sequence ATGAACGCGCCGCCAAACAACGACTCTGTCCGTGCCGGCAGCGACGCCGTCATCGACTGGCTGACCAACGGCACGCGCGATCAGCGCTTCATCGACAACATCTTTGCCGAGATGTGCATCCGGCTCCAACAGGCCGGCGTTCCCCTCAAGCGCTCGACGCTTCACGTCCTGATCCAGCACCCGCAATGGCTCGGTGCCCGTATCCTGTGGTCCGACGGCATGCGCGAGGCGGAGATCGCGCGGGTCGATTTCGACGTGCGGGAGCGATCCGAATATATCGGCAGCTCCGCCAACGAAATCCACGAGGGAGCCGTCGAGGTGCGTGAGCGCCTCGAACAGGATCCGTCGCTCGGCCGCAAGCACGCACTCTATGACGAGATGCGGGCGAAGGGCCTGACCGACTACGTGGCCTGGCCGCTCTATCATACGCTCGGCAAGCGGCACATCGTCACCTTCGCGACCGACAATCCCGGCGGTTTCGACGACGCGCATATTGCGGGCCTCAAGAAGCTGCTGCCGGTGCTGGCGCTGGTCAGCGAGATCCGCGTCAAGAACCGTCTGGCGCGAACGCTGCTCGAGACCTATGTCGGCTCCCATGCCGGCGAGCTGATCCTGGCCGGCGCCACCAGGCGCGGCACCGGCACCACGGTCCGCGCCGCGATCATGATCTGCGACCTGCGCGAGTTCACCAGGATCTCGGACAATTGGCCGCGCGACGATGTCATCGATCTCCTCAACGATTATTTCGACGCGATGTCGGAGCCGATTGCGCGCCACGGCGGCGAGATCCTGAAATTCATCGGCGACGGCCTGCTCGCTATCTTCCCGCTCGACGAGCCCAACGCGTGCGCGAACCTGCTGCATGCCGTGACCGAGGCCCGTCAGGCCATGGCCGCCCTGAACCAGCGCAACAGCGCGAGTAGCCGCGCACCGCTGAACTACGGCATCGGCGTCCATGTCGGCGACGTCATGTACGGCAATATCGGGTCGAGCACCCGGCTCGACTTCACCGTCATCGGTCCCGCCGTCAACATGGCCTCGCGTCTGGAGGCCCTCACCAAGCAGCTGGGAAAGACGGTGCTGCTGTCTCGCGCCTTTGCGGAGCAGGTAGCGCCGCAGTTCGAGCTCGAGCGGGTGGGGGAGCACGCCGTGCGCGGCTTCAGCGAGCCGATCGAGTTGTTTGCGTTTCACGGCTGA
- a CDS encoding HutD family protein produces MKTTLLKPEDYTRSPWKNGGGIFTDIADAHRADARLKDWDSLLWRFAATPIVAPGPFSHMSGIDRLQMVVGGRGLVLKARGQEFDEREPFTPVRFSGELEIMTELEAGPVEVVNLMARRGAAEIELLALREPGDRQLSAGTHLLYAACGDCSIRLDADNFALADGSTLKVELTEASKLALVSGLAVLGSIQLVG; encoded by the coding sequence ATGAAAACCACGCTGCTGAAACCTGAAGACTACACCCGCTCGCCCTGGAAGAACGGCGGCGGCATTTTCACCGATATTGCGGATGCCCATCGCGCCGATGCAAGGCTGAAGGATTGGGACAGCCTTCTCTGGCGCTTCGCCGCGACGCCGATCGTGGCGCCCGGGCCGTTCTCCCACATGTCCGGCATCGACCGCTTGCAGATGGTCGTCGGCGGGCGCGGGCTGGTGCTCAAGGCGCGCGGCCAGGAATTCGATGAACGCGAGCCGTTCACCCCGGTGCGCTTCAGCGGCGAGCTTGAGATCATGACCGAGCTCGAAGCCGGTCCGGTCGAGGTCGTGAACCTGATGGCGCGGCGTGGCGCGGCGGAGATCGAGCTTCTGGCGCTCAGAGAGCCCGGCGATCGGCAATTGTCCGCCGGTACGCATCTCCTTTACGCCGCTTGCGGCGATTGCAGCATTCGCCTCGACGCGGACAATTTCGCACTTGCTGACGGCAGCACGCTGAAGGTCGAGCTGACCGAGGCCTCGAAACTCGCGCTCGTTTCAGGGCTGGCGGTGTTGGGCTCGATACAGCTGGTCGGTTAG
- a CDS encoding ABC transporter substrate-binding protein: protein MRHLAGPFGIAIAASLWAGAAGAQTTVYIPDVVELSGPGAVSGTNWRDGVALAVDEINNAGGILGRKIQTEHLDTQSNPGISRAQVQKVLDRDPYVVLGPIYSGSVKVNMALTQAAEIPQIVGAEAADITTQGNPWVFRTAFGQQFSMPKIANYLHDRLKVKSVAVVWVNNDFGKGGRDNFVKEMKARNIDIAADISTEQGQVDFGADVIKLKSAKADAIFVYTNEEESARFLIEAKRQNLATPLFGETTLLSQKVVELAGPAANGVRGHVGLSADAPVPAIEEFTKKFSERYKYRPDHNGIKGYTAVYLVKYVTEKIGKFDSKTFGAMMKGLTLTPDKTPGILMEASWDQNGDIDRASFLAEIVDGKQKIVETLPKLKSGKGE from the coding sequence GATGTCGTCGAGCTGTCCGGGCCCGGCGCCGTCTCCGGCACCAACTGGCGCGACGGCGTCGCGCTCGCGGTCGACGAGATCAACAATGCCGGCGGCATTCTGGGCCGAAAGATCCAGACTGAGCATCTCGACACCCAGAGCAATCCCGGCATCTCGCGCGCGCAGGTGCAGAAGGTTTTGGACAGGGATCCCTATGTCGTACTCGGGCCGATCTATTCCGGCTCGGTCAAGGTCAACATGGCGCTGACGCAAGCGGCCGAAATTCCGCAGATCGTCGGCGCCGAGGCCGCCGACATCACCACGCAAGGCAACCCGTGGGTGTTTCGCACCGCCTTTGGCCAGCAATTCTCGATGCCGAAGATCGCGAACTACTTGCACGACCGGCTCAAGGTGAAGTCGGTCGCGGTGGTCTGGGTCAACAATGATTTCGGCAAGGGCGGCCGCGATAATTTCGTGAAGGAGATGAAGGCGCGCAACATTGATATCGCGGCCGATATCTCCACCGAGCAGGGCCAGGTCGATTTCGGCGCCGACGTGATCAAGCTGAAGAGCGCCAAGGCCGACGCGATCTTTGTCTACACCAACGAGGAGGAGAGCGCTCGCTTCCTGATCGAGGCGAAGCGGCAAAATCTCGCGACGCCGCTGTTCGGCGAGACCACGCTGCTCAGCCAAAAGGTGGTCGAGCTCGCCGGCCCCGCCGCCAACGGCGTGCGCGGCCATGTCGGCCTCAGCGCCGACGCGCCCGTGCCCGCGATCGAGGAGTTCACGAAGAAATTCAGCGAGCGCTACAAGTACCGGCCCGACCACAACGGCATCAAAGGCTACACCGCCGTTTATCTCGTCAAATACGTCACTGAGAAGATCGGCAAGTTCGACAGCAAGACCTTTGGCGCAATGATGAAGGGCCTGACCCTGACGCCGGACAAAACACCCGGTATTCTGATGGAGGCCAGCTGGGACCAGAACGGCGATATCGACCGCGCGAGCTTTCTCGCCGAGATCGTCGACGGCAAGCAGAAGATCGTCGAGACCCTTCCGAAGCTGAAGAGCGGCAAGGGGGAGTGA